The genome window GGTAAATGGTAATTTACTTTTAGAGGCCGTTGGAAGCGATATAAAGGCTTTAATTCAATCAGGGTACATTAACCAACTGCCAATGTTTGCAGAGTTTAGCACAAGGCCGTCAAGTGATATACAGTTAAAATTTAGTGGCGCAGTTTTATTCAATACAGCAAGTATTTCGGCTGCAAGCACTGGGGTAGCTAATTGGACGGCAACGCTTCAGGGAACCGGGAAATTGACTCCAACTTATCAGGATTTTTCATTGCTTATTGATAGTATGCCATCGGAAGCCTTGTACCCAATCATAGTAGACGAAAGCGGGGGATTTACTACTTAAATATTATTAAGATTGGCAAATTCGCCATAATGCTTTTTAGCATGCTTATTATATGCTATTGCTGCCTCTAACTCTGTATCGAAATTACCAAGTGCAATTTTCTTTTTGTTGAGAACCGCTTGTGCGCACCACCTGTATGTAACCCATGTTTTTGTTTCGCCTGTTGTTTTCAACTTTCTTGTAGTCTTACACATTTTAAGATTAACCCCTAAATATTGAGAGGTCTTATTCTTTTGCTTGCTAACATTTCGGGCGTTTTGACAATTGGATGCGGCTCTTAAATTTTCTATTTTGTCATTTAACTTATCTCGATCCCTATGGTCAACTATTTCAGGCCAACAATTATTATGATAAAAGAAAATTAGTCTTGACGAATAATAGGCGTATTTACCTATCCTAATTAAACGGCGTTCTCCACTATGTGTTTTAGATACCCAACCAGCCTTTTCGCCTATTTTTGATTTGCCATTATTATCCAAAGGATGGCGCTTTATTCTGTATAAAAAACCTTCCCGATAATCGAATAATGATTTAACATATTCTTGAGTAAGAATAGTTTCTTTGTTTACCTTTGTCATACTCTTTTAAATTAGCGTTATAAAGGTACGAAAGGCCTGCAAGAAATTGCAGGTTTTTTGTTTTATATTTGACGTATGACAGGCATTTGCGCAATATCACATGAAGGCGGTTGGAGCATCTCAAATGATACAATTTTTGATGCTGATAAACACCTTGTTGTTGAGGGTGAAAAAAGATATTCTAAACAAATATTAACCATAAAAATAAATTGTATTTTTGATGTATCAGGACAACTGATTGAGGGCGATAAAGTTGAGTGTTTATTTAAATCGGATGATGATAAAAAATATGCATTCATTGGCACTGTAAAAAGCAGGGGAAAGCAGCTCACAGTGATACACGAATTATTAAAATCAGAACGGTACGAACAAATTTTAAATAAAATAAAAAATCATGGCAAACACAACTAATTTACCCGGCAGATTAATCGGTATTACCCTTGACGGGGATTACTATAATTGCCAAACAGCAGCTGATCTAACATTAGGTACTTCGCTGACTAAAAATCCAATTTGCAAACCCAATCCAAATGGCACAACTTCAATAAGTTGGGAAACATCAAACGTAGATGCTAAGAACTGGCAACTGACTTTTTCAGCACAATCATTTTTGGATAGTATCACAGGTACTAAAAACAACAATGACCTACTGGCAAAATTCATCTCAGGTGATTTGCGGGTTGAAGCACAGTTTTTAACAAGTGCAGATTTAACATCGCAGGAAAATTATGATCATGATTTCCTATTTGAAGGTGCAGGATTGCTTACCACAGTAAAAGTTAATGCTCCATCTACCGGCGCTTCAACTTACGATGTAACAATTACAGGTAACGGGGAGCCAACATTTACGCTTATACCAGCAACAACCTAAAAAATGCCCCAACGCCGCGCAGAACTGGCCCGGATTAGTCACCATTCAAAAAATACTTGGCTAATCAATTACAAGCTTTGGGCTGAATGTGGGTGTTATTATAATAGGTTCGTTCTGCAAGTCCAGGGCGAACCTTCTTTAGAACAAGCTTTAAAAATCATCGATGAAGATAAAAATAAACGGTAAAGACCATGGTATTCATTGGGGTATGCCAGCTTTGGGCGACATGTGTGAGGCGCTCGATATCTCAATTGAAACTTGCATTGAATTAATAGTTGGTGGAGGCGAACACACGCCATTTAAACGGGCAAAAGCAAGCGCAGTTGCAATATTATGTGCAATGAATCATTATGCCCGTCTAAACAGATTAGAGGCCCCTGATGTAACCATTTACGAAGTAGAGAACTATTGCGACATTACCCCCAGCGAAGAGTTTAATAAAATAAGGGAAGACTTCTCAAACTCAATGATTAACGGTCGCCTGGTAAGTGAAGTTTTGGGATTAACCCCAGCACCTATTCAAGCCCAGGTTAAAAAAAAATCCCAATCCACAAAAAAATCCTGATTCTTTACGAAATTGGTTATAAGCCCTGGGAGATAGACCAAATTTTATACCGGGATTACAACATGATAATTTCGGGTTATTACCGCAAGCAAGAGAGGGATGCCAACCTTGCAAGAAATATCATGTTTTACATTAAACATTTCGGCGGTATGGGTAATCCTGATAAAGATACCCCTCGCGATATATGGCCTTTAAATATGGATAGGGAAGATGAGAAACAAATGATTTCAACGCTAAAAATGGCACTCGAATTATTGAAAGAATTTTGATAAAAAAGACCGCTATTATAAGGCGGTTTTTTTGTTTTATATTTACATTAATATGCCACAGTTAGAATATTCGATATCAGGTGATAACTCCGGGTTAATTGCGGCCACGGATAGAGCAATTGGCAACATTGAAAATCTCACAAATGCCATAAATAATGCGAACATTTCACTGCAATTTAAAAACGGAATTGCAGCCTTAGATACGTTAGGGCAAAAGCTTTTAGTTGCACAGGGAAACGCTACTTTATTTGGTGATAGTATTGGCAATCAAACTCAACAAATATCAGCGTACCAATCTGCAATAAATTCTTTGCTTGCAAATGGGTATGACCCCATGAGCGCTGATATTCAAAGATTAAAAGGTCAAATAGATGATTTGAATGCTTCTATTGCCTCAACTCCTAAAGTAAATAGGTCATTTGTAAATGATACATCAAATACGCCAAGTGCAGAAAACTTATCCCGTCCTCAATTAATAGGATCCGTTCAAGGAGAATCAGCATTTGTAACAGCACTTAATCAACAACTCGCATCCGGGGCAATAAATGCACAAGAATACTCACAGGCATTGGCCGGGGCAAATTCAACAGCGCAAACTTTAGGACAAACAACTCAACAAACTGCTGAACAAATAGCAGTTGCAGATGGCTATGTTATTGGTTTAAAACAAGCATTAGCTGATCTTAATTCACAGCGATTAATCGCACCTGCTCAAGACTTAGTAGCTTTAAATGCTGAAATACAGCAGGTAGAAATTAGCTTACAGCAAGCAAAAAATATAGGTAAGGTTGGATTTGATGAAATGGGTAATGCTATTAAGGGAGTTTCATTGCAAAATGTAAACGGCCAAATAATAGCTTTATCAAATAACCTATTTGGTGCCCGTCAAATTGC of Mucilaginibacter xinganensis contains these proteins:
- a CDS encoding phage tail tube protein — protein: MIAGSLIGLMVNGAFVSCETSCQINFNQVMIASSAIDSGGWGEFVAGLRSWTVSVNGNLLLEAVGSDIKALIQSGYINQLPMFAEFSTRPSSDIQLKFSGAVLFNTASISAASTGVANWTATLQGTGKLTPTYQDFSLLIDSMPSEALYPIIVDESGGFTT
- a CDS encoding HNH endonuclease → MTKVNKETILTQEYVKSLFDYREGFLYRIKRHPLDNNGKSKIGEKAGWVSKTHSGERRLIRIGKYAYYSSRLIFFYHNNCWPEIVDHRDRDKLNDKIENLRAASNCQNARNVSKQKNKTSQYLGVNLKMCKTTRKLKTTGETKTWVTYRWCAQAVLNKKKIALGNFDTELEAAIAYNKHAKKHYGEFANLNNI